One Vicugna pacos chromosome 12, VicPac4, whole genome shotgun sequence genomic window carries:
- the LOC140700313 gene encoding uncharacterized protein isoform X1 — MGPRRPHFSRAPDAGIRGQRGPSGSEQGHAQAGGWGPSRVTPYRRPQAPEITQALLPNRQKKQLRPSCHSNQCPDSGARLVATAGEGAGRNRATEGQQCSRPAPRQQSCGLELLPAAPAPWAGVAGSCFCGEGRERGWSWAAAPGTMPPPIPRLPGHRKGLLSARHLAPPYLWAQCAAPSTSPDPLHHATDAIGHRASPAAGRTVSDEQPRVPPGHGRGDRVLRGTLRGSPVVQDREAGAGRRGAARSDARCGTREVGPGRALRPRGPGAVRPCEELREMASLCSLPFRRVKERIIRNSGLRPRACAAVGTTAQRWPRPGGRVPPARAEQPTSAPKPRSGSSRLLGTALPRLWTCPPPSESRAPLCPRSRRGAEMGASV, encoded by the exons ATGGGGCCCAGGAGGCCTCATTTCTCTCGGGCCCCTGACGCGGGCATCCGGGGACAACGAGGTCCATCTGGCTCTGAGCAAGGGCATGCCCAGGCAGGGGGATGGGGTCCCAGCAGAGTGACCCCATATCGGCGTCCCCAAGCGCCAGAAATCACTCAGGCGCTCCTGCCAAACAGGCAGAAAAAGCAGCTGCGGCCTTCTTGTCATTCTAACCAGTGTCCAGACTCTGGAGCCCGGCTGGTCGCGACCGCGGGAGAGGGCGCGGGAAGGAACCGCGCGACCGAGGGGCAGCAGTGTAGTCGTCCGGCTCCAAGACAGCAAAGCTGCGGCCTAGAACTTCTCCCCGCAGCTCCTGCGCCCTGGGCCGGTGTAGCAGGAAGTTGTTTCTGCGGTGAAGGAAGGGAGCGCGGTTGGAGCTGGGCAGCGGCTCCGGGCACAATGCCCCCGCCCATCCCACGCCTCCCCGGGCACCGTAAGGGCCTCCTCTCCGCCAGGCACCTTGCACCCCCCTATCTCTGGGCACAGTGCGCTGCCCCTTCTACTTCACCAGATCCCCTACACCACGCCACCGACGCTATTGGGCACCGCGCCTCTCCCGCAGCTGGGCGAACAGTGTCGGACGAGCAGCCGCGGGTTCCTCCTG GTCACGGACGTGGAGACCGTGTACTGCGGGGTactcttcggggaagtccagtTGTTCAAGACAGGGAAGCCGGAGCCGGGAGGAGAGGAGCAGCGCGGTCCGATGCTCGGTGCGGGACCAGGGAAGTGGGGCCTGGCCGTGCGCTTCGCCCGCGCGGTCCCGGAGCTGTCCGGCCCTGTGAAGAGTTGCGGGAGATGGCATCGCTTTGCTCTCTGCCCTTCCGACGGGTGAAGGAGAGAATCATCCGGAACTCAGGACTCAGACCGAGGGCCTGTGCAGCCGTGGGCACGACAGCGCAGCGCTGGCCGCGTCCGGGCGGGCGCGTCCCTCCGGCAAGGGCAGAGCAGCCGACCAGCGCGCCAAAGCCTCGGTCGGGTTCAAGTCGACTCTTGGGGACG